The following are from one region of the Vitis riparia cultivar Riparia Gloire de Montpellier isolate 1030 chromosome 14, EGFV_Vit.rip_1.0, whole genome shotgun sequence genome:
- the LOC117930728 gene encoding transmembrane protein 33 homolog, producing MADREEDPQRLKKIAAAAYDYENDPRWADYWSNILIPPHMASRSDVREHFKRKFYQRFIDPELVVEAMSTGSSSSSSSSAASEQPRARNSGSATRTSGASATSGPTPTPAPTSMRWDRQTIQFSVNAWVFVVAVLAIFPIIPRNLSNRAYRLSFMGTACSSLYSLYSLYGKPRAWNLQAVQVWFQSVIATKDFIYFIYCLMFVTSHLYLKFALIPILCRAVEHVAKFLRRNFTRSSLYRKYLEEPCVWVESNATTLSILSSHTEIGLGFLLILSLLSWQRNIIQTFMYWQLLKLMYHAPVTASYHQSVWSKIGRTINPLVHRYAPFLSTPISAIQRWWFR from the exons ATGGCGGACAGAGAAGAAGATCCACAGAGGTTGAAGAAGATAGCCGCGGCGGCGTACGACTACGAGAACGACCCAAGATGGGCAGACTACTGGTCCAACATCCTCATCCCTCCCCACATGGCCTCTCGCTCAGATGTTCGCGAACACTTTAAGCGCAAGTTCTACCAGCGTTTTATC GATCCTGAGCTTGTGGTTGAGGCAATGTCTACGGGTAGTTCATCCTCGTCATCGTCATCAGCTGCAAGTGAGCAACCACGGGCACGTAACTCAG GGTCTGCTACCAGGACATCTGGGGCATCAGCAACTTCAGGCCCAACTCCAACTCCAGCTCCGACTTCCATGCGTTGGGATCGACAAACCATACAATTTTCTGTCAATGCTTGG GTGTTTGTTGTGGCTGTGCTGGCAATATTTCCAATTATACCTCGGAATCTTTCAAATAGGGCATATCGGCTATCATTTATGGGCACTGCATGTTCCTCTCTCTATTCTTTGTACTCACTATACGGG AAACCTAGGGCATGGAATTTGCAGGCTGTGCAAGTGTGGTTTCAGTCAGTAATCGCAACAAAGGATTTTATCTACTTCATTTACTGCCTTATGTTTGTAACATCACATCTTTACCTCAAAT TTGCTTTAATTCCCATTTTGTGCCGAGCTGTTGAACATGTTGCCAAGTTCCTTAGGCGCAATTTCACTCGTTCCTCCTTGTACAG GAAATACTTGGAAGAGCCTTGCGTCTGGGTGGAGTCAAATGCTACTACCCTCAGCATATTGTCTTCACACACTGAGATTGGTCTTGGCTTCCTTTTGATTCTCTCTCTGTTGTC GTGGCAGCGCAACATAATACAAACTTTCATGTATTGGCag CTGTTAAAGCTAATGTATCACGCACCTGTGACTGCTAGCTACCATCAAAGTGTGTGGAGTAAGATTGGGAGGACCATTAATCCGCTTGTCCACCGCTATGCCCCATTCCTAAGTACTCCAATTTCTGCAATTCAGAGATGGTGGTTCCGGTGA
- the LOC117929758 gene encoding uncharacterized protein LOC117929758 translates to MKPFLVCFLLISVLLSPSCVSARELTQNEEMSSDKVGFIAGNLPDPPSTSKCNPGSRDCKECIKVHPAPEYIKAHTIHHPAPKYIKAHAFHLPAPKYIKAHTVHHPAPKYIKAHTIHHPAPKYIKVHTVHHTAPTTHQALETEKKLNKLDRHCI, encoded by the exons ATGAAGCCATTCCTTGTGTGCTTTCTCTTGATTTCAGTCCTCCTCTCTCCCTCTTGCGTTAGTGCTCGAGAGCTGACTCAAAATG AAGAAATGAGTAGCGATAAGGTGGGCTTTATAGCAGGGAATTTACCTGATCCACCTTCTACAAGCAAGTGCAATCCCGGATCAAGGGACTGTAAAGAATGCATAAAAGTCCACCCAGCCCCAGAATATATAAAAGCCCACACAATCCACCACCCAGccccaaa atatataaaagcccACGCATTCCACCTCCCAGccccaaaatatataaaagcccATACAGTCCACCACCCAGccccaaaatatataaaagcccACACTATCCACCACCCAGccccaaaatatataaaagtccATACAGTCCACCACACAGCCCCTACCACCCACCAGGCCCTTGAAACTGAGAAGAAGCTCAACAAGCTCGACAGGCATTGTATCTAA